The Faecalibacterium sp. I3-3-89 sequence AGAACATAACGCGCAAGCGCTGCATCCTTGACTCGGGATGCGGCGCTTTTTTGCTGACAGAATGCGATTTTCATGGTATACTGGGCATATCATCACGAAAAGCGGCCCCCAGAGGGCATTGCGCAGAAGAAAAACGAAAAAGGAACGGAGTAGAAGGATCCATGCTTTACAGCGAGTTACAGTGCAGCGAGGCCATCCATAAGGCCGTAGAGCGGATGGGCTTTGCGGAAATGACCGAGGTGCAGGAAAAGACCATCCCCGTCATGCTGGCCGGGCGCGACGTCATCGCCAAAGCCCCCACGGGCACCGGCAAGACCTGCGCCTTCGGCATCCCGGTGGCGGAGCACATCGACCCCGCCCTCAAGGCCCCGCAGGCCGTCATTCTGGCCCCGACCCGTGAGCTGGCGCAGCAGATCGCCGAGGAACTGGCCGAGCTGACCTATTTCATGCCGGAAGTGCAGGTGGTCTGCGTCTACGGCGGCGCAAATATGGAAAAGCAGGCCAAACGCCTCGCCGAGGGCTGCCAGATCGTCGTGGCGACTCCGGGCCGCCTCATGGATCACTACAAGCACCACAGCATCGACCTCGACCATGTGACGCAGGTGGTGCTGGATGAGGCCGATGAGATGCTGAATATGGGCTTTTATAAGGACGTGCGGCACATCATCGGACTGATGAAGGCCCGCAAGTCCCTCTCCATGTTCTCGGCCACCATCAGCCGGGAGGTGATGGACATCGGCTGGATGTATCAGAAGGACGCCGAAGAGATCACCGTCCAGCCCAAGGAAGAGAGCCAGCCGAAGATCACTCAATATATGCTGGAGACCTCCGGCCGCAATAAACTGTCGGACTTGGCGCAGATCATCATTGGGGAGGGCTATAAGCGGGTCATGGTGTTCTGCGACACCAAATTCAATACGGCGGCGCTGGCGAACCAGCTGGCCCGGCTGAACTTCTCGGTGGACTGCCTTCACGGCGACCTCTCCCAGAGTGAGCGCAACCGTATCATGCAGAATTTCCGGGATGGAAAACTGAACGTGCTGGTGGCTACCGATGTGGCGGCCCGTGGCATCGACGTCTCGGATGTGGATGCGGTCATCAACTACGATGTCCCCGGTGACAACGAGCACTATACCCACCGCATCGGCCGCACCGGCCGCGCAAAGAAGGAGGGCGTGAGCTATCTGTTCTATGTGCCGGAGGAGAAGAAGCGGGTGCAGGAGCTGCTGCGTCTGACCCGCAATACGGATCTGTGCACGCCGGTGCATTTCGATTTCAATCATGAGCATATCGTGGTGGAAAAAAAGCAGGACAGCGCCGACCGGTTCCAGATCAAGTGCTATTTCTGATGAGAGAATAAAACAGGAAACAGAGCGGGTGTTTTTTGGGGCAGAAAGCCCTGAAAGTGCCCGCTCTGCTTTTATATTATAATAAGGAAGAACGAAAGCAAAAAACAGGTCAAAACGCCGCGAAAAACTGGTGAAAAAGTGCAAAGGCGAAAAAAGAGCAAAAAACTTGTAAAAAAGGCTTGCAAAGTGGGCGGTGATGTGGTATTATACTTGAGCGCCAAGCGCTGAGACAAAAGAATGACTTCCGAGACTCAGCTAGAAGTAAAGCGAAAAGAACCAATAGACGCGAGAAAGTCCGGCAGGAATGCGAGAGACTTTCGAGACGCTCCAAGTTCGGTAAGAAACGAAAAACTTCGAAAAAATAAAGCTTGACAAAAAACCACTTCTGTGGTAAAATAATCAAGTCGTCAGCCGCTCGGTTGAGGCGCTACAGGACCTTGAAAATTGAACAATATCGAAAAACTTGTAACGGAACCTATTTTCGTGTTGGAAAAACACGTTAAACAATTCCAAACAAAGTAATTCACACAGGACGCAAGCGATTGCGTGCTGAGCGAAGAGAGATTTAACACTTTTTAAGTGATAAATATCATTTAATAAAGAGTTTGATCCTGGCTCAGGACGAACGCTGGCGGCGCGCCTAACACATGCAAGTCGAACGAGAGAGAAGGAGCTTGCTTCTTCGATCGAGTGGCGAACGGGTGAGTAACGCGTGAGGAACCTGCCTCAAAGAGGGGGACAACAGTTGGAAACGACTGCTAATACCGCATAAGCCCACGGGTCGGCATCGACCTGAGGGAAAAGGAGCAATCCGCTTTGAGATGGCCTCGCGTCCGATTAGCTAGTTGGTGAGGTAACGGCCCACCAAGGCGACGATCGGTAGCCGGACTGAGAGGTTGAACGGCCACATTGGGACTGAGACACGGCCCAGACTCCTACGGGAGGCAGCAGTGGGGAATATTGCACAATGGGGGAAACCCTGATGCAGCGACGCCGCGTGGAGGAAGAAGGTCTTCGGATTGTAAACTCCTGTTGTTGAGGAAGATAATGACGGTACTCAACAAGGAAGTGACGGCTAACTACGTGCCAGCAGCCGCGGTAAAACGTAGGTCACAAGCGTTGTCCGGAATTACTGGGTGTAAAGGGAGCGCAGGCGGGAAGACAAGTTGGAAGTGAAATCTATGGGCTCAACCCATAAACTGCTTTCAAAACTGTTTTTCTTGAGTAGTGCAGAGGTAGGCGGAATTCCCGGTGTAGCGGTGGAATGCGTAGATATCGGGAGGAACACCAGTGGCGAAGGCGGCCTACTGGGCACCAACTGACGCTGAGGCTCGAAAGTGTGGGTAGCAAACAGGATTAGATACCCTGGTAGTCCACACCGTAAACGATGATTACTAGGTGTTGGAGGATTGACCCCTTCAGTGCCGCAGTTAACACAATAAGTAATCCACCTGGGGAGTACGACCGCAAGGTTGAAACTCAAAGGAATTGACGGGGGCCCGCACAAGCAGTGGAGTATGTGGTTTAATTCGACGCAACGCGAAGAACCTTACCAAGTCTTGACATCCCTTGACGAACATAGAAATATGTTTTCTCTTCGGAGCAAGGAGACAGGTGGTGCATGGTTGTCGTCAGCTCGTGTCGTGAGATGTTGGGTTAAGTCCCGCAACGAGCGCAACCCTTATGGTCAGTTACTACGCAAGAGGACTCTGGCCAGACTGCCGTTGACAAAACGGAGGAAGGTGGGGATGACGTCAAATCATCATGCCCTTTATGACTTGGGCTACACACGTACTACAATGGCGTTAAACAAAGAGAAGCAAGACCGCGAGGTGGAGCAAAACTCAGAAACAACGTCCCAGTTCGGACTGCAGGCTGCAACTCGCCTGCACGAAGTCGGAATTGCTAGTAATCGTGGATCAGCATGCCACGGTGAATACGTTCCCGGGCCTTGTACACACCGCCCGTCACACCATGAGAGCCGGGGGGACCCGAAGTCGGTAGTCTAACCGCAAGGAGGACGCCGCCGAAGGTAAAACTGGTGATTGGGGTGAAGTCGTAACAAGGTAGCCGTAGGAGAACCTGCGGCTGGATCACCTCCTTTCTAAGGAGTCAGGCAAGAACGAAACATCGAAGATGGTTTGTTCTTGGAACAGGTGATAGAGACAAGTTGATTAGATATTGTTCGATTTTGAGGGCCCTGAAAAGGGAACTCAAAGACGTACCTTGAAAACTGAATAATAACTGCGAAACAAAGATTATAGTAAGTTCTTTTTAAGAAATATTACAATTTCAAAAGGAAGGGTAACAATAATCTTCGTTGGCAAGAGAGAATCAAGAGGATACAAGCCATTCTCGAGAGAGAATAGTTTGATATGGTCAAGCGAACAAGGGCGCAGGGCGAATGCCTTGGCACTGGGAGCCGATGAAAGACGTGATAAGCTGCGATAAGCTTCGGGGAGCTGCAAATAAGCATTGATCCGGAGATTTCTGAATGAGGAAACTCACTCAGGTTCATACCTGAGTACGTTGCACTGAAATTCAAAATAGGTGCATCGGGGGAACCGCCTGAACTGAAACATCTAAGTAGGGCGAGGAAGAGACATCAAACGAGATTCCGTAAGTAGTGGCGAGCGAACGCGGAAGAGGGCAAACCGGGAGTAGAAATACTTCCGGGGTACGGACTGCTTTTAGGACTCAATCTGTTAACCGAACGGCATGGGAAGGCCGGTCAGAGAGTGTGAGAACCACGTAGGTGAAAACGGAGAGAGCTGCGCAGATTCCAGAGTACGGCCAGACACGTGAAACCTGGTCGGAAGATGGGGGGACCACCCTCCAACCCTAAATACTACCCAGTGACCGATAGCGTATAGTACTGTGAAGGAAAGGTGAAAAGCACCCCGGGAGGGGAGTGAAAAAGAACCTGAAACCCTGTGCCTACAAGCACCTAGAGCGCGTCAATGTGTGATAGGGTACTTTTTGTAGAACGGTCCGGCGAGCGATTGTATGCAGCAAGGTTAAGGACTTAAGGTCTGGAGCCGAAGCGAAAGCGAGTTTGAAAAGGGCGTTAAGTTGCATATAATGGGCCCGAAACCGGGTGACCTACCCATGGTCAGGTTGAAGTGGAAGTAAAATTCCATGGAGGACCGAACCGACCTCCGTTGAAAAGGCGGCGGATGAACTGTGGGTAGCGGAGAAATTCCAATCGAACCCGGAGATAGCTGGTTCTCCCCGAAATAGTTTTAGGACTAGCCTCAAGTTAGATACCTGGAGGTAAAGCACTGAATAGCCTAGCGGCCGAGAGGTTAGCGAAGCTTATCAAACTCAGAATGCCAGAGTATTGATGCTTGGGAGTCAGACAGTGTCAGATAAATGTCATTGTCAAAAGGGAAACAGCCCAGATCTACAGCTAAGGTCCCAAAGTCAGGTTAAGTGGAAAACGATGTGAAGATACGCAGACAACCAGGATGTTGGCTCAGAAGCAGCCACTCATTCAAAGAGTGCGTAATAGCTCACTGGTCGAGCGTCTTTGCGCGGAGAATTTAACGGGGCTAAACCTGACACCGAAGCTTAGGCAATCCAGTAATGGATTGGGTAGGGGAGCGTTGTATACGCGGAGAAACAGTAGCGTAAGCGGCTGTGGAGTGTATAGAAGTGAGAATGCCGGAATGAGTAGCGCGAATGCAGTGAGAATCTGCATGGCCGAAAGCCTCAGGTTTTTGGAGGAAGGTTCGTCCGCTCCAAGTTAGTCGGGAGCTAAGGTGAGGCCGGAAGGCGTAGCCGATGCACAGACGGTAGAGATTCCGTCACCACCAAAAGAGTTAAGCACAGGGACACATTTGAAGTCTCAGAGCCGGGTGTTGGTTCCGGTAGAGATCGAGGGAAGTTAGTACCGAAGTCTGGGATGGAAGATGGCGAGAAAAGCTGTGTGTATTTCTGAGGTGCCCGTACCGCAAACCGACACAGGTAGGTAGGAAGAAGATTCTAAGGCCAACGGGAGAAGGGTTGTTAAGGAACTCGGCAAATTGACCCCGTAACTTCGGGAGAAGGGGTGCTCCAGAGATGGAGCCGCAGAGAATCGGCCCAAGCAACTGTTTACCAAAAACACAGGTTTGTGCTAAATCGAAAGATGACGTATACGAGCTGACGCCTGCCCGGTGCTGGAAGGTTAAGAGGAGATGTGCAAGCATTGAATCGAAGCCCCAGTGAACGGCGGCCGTAACTATAACGGTCCTAAGGTAGCGAAATTCCTTGTCAGGTAAGTTCTGACCCGCATGAAAGGCGTAATGATTTGGGCACTGTCTCAACAGCCCGCCCGGCGAAATTGTAGTACCGGTGAAGATGCCGGTTACCCGCGACAAGACGGAAAGACCCCATGGAGCTTTACTGTAGCCTAATATTGGGTTTCGATGTTGCATGCACAGGATAGATGGGACACAGGGAAACAGGAGCTTTGGCTTCTGCGGAGTGGCCGTTGGGATACCATCCTTGCGATATTGGAATTCTAACCTGCGGCTCTGAATCGAGTCGGGGGACATTGTTAGGTGGGCAGTTTGACTGGGGCGGTCGCCTCCTAAAAAGTAACGGAGGCGTTCAAAGGTTCGCTCAGCTTGAACGGAAATCAAGCAAAAGAGTGCAAACGCAGAAGCGAGCCTAACTGCGAGACTGACGGGTCGAGCAGTAACGAAAGTTGGAGTTAGTGATCCGGTGGTATGTGAGTGGAAATGCCATCGCTCAACGGATAAAAGTTACCCTGGGGATAACAGGCTGATCTCCCCCAAGAGTCCACATCGACGGGGAGGTTTGGCACCTCGATGTCGGCTCATCGCATCCTGGGGCTGTATTCGGTCCCAAGGGTTTGGCTGTTCGCCAATTAAAGCGGTACGCGAGCTGGGTTCAGAACGTCGTGAGACAGTTCGGTCCCTATCTGTCGTGGGCGCAGGATATTTGATGGGAGCTGTCCCTAGTACGAGAGGACCGGGACGGACGTACCTCTGGCGCACCAGTTGTTCCGCCAGGAGCATAGCTGGGCAACTACGTACGGATCGGATAAACGCTGAAAGCATCTAAGCGTGAAGCCGACCCAAAGATAAGATATCCCATTGTTTTAAACAAGTAAGACTCCTTGAAGACTACAAGGTCGATAGGCACGATGTGTAAGTGGAGCGATCCATTCAGCAAGCGTGTACTAATAGGTCGAGGGCTTGACCACAATTCGCTTGAGACTCTTAGAGTCAACGAAAAAATGTAAGCAGTGATTATTCAGTTTTGAAGGCACGTCCTTCTAAAAATACTGGACAGATACACAGAAATGTGATATACTGTGTCAGTTATATGGTCGGTGACGATGACGGTGAGGTTCCACCTGTTCCCATTCCGAACACAGCAGTTAAGCTCACTCGTGCCCAAGATAGTTAGCTGGAAACGGCTTGTGAAAATAGGTAGTCGCCGACTTGAATATGCCGCTCTGAGGGTTCTCAGGGCGGTTTTCTTTTTGCTCAGCAAAGGGTTCGCGGAATGCGGAGCAGACCCGGTGCTGAAATCTGTAAAAGCATCCCGCACGTTTTACCGAGAGCGTGCGGGACTTTTTTCGTCCAAAGCTCTTGCATCTGGCCTGCGGGTGCGGTATGCTTAACCAATAGAACGCTTGGGAGAGGGAGGGCAGAGGCATGGACAGAGAAGAGATCCGCTATCTGCTGGGCAGCACGATCTATGCGCGGGCCAAGGCATACGAAAACCGGGTGCAGGGGATGGAATGTGAGACGGCGGAGAACGGCGTGCGTCATCTGAGCGCCGACGTGCGGGGCAGCGGCCGGAATATCTACCGTACACAGGCATGGCTGCGTCAGAACGGAAGCTTTGTCAGCGCGAGCTGCACCTGCCCTTTCAATGAAAACGGCGAAGGCCCCTGCTGCAAGCACATCGGTGCGCTGCTGCTGAAGGATGCAGCCGAACCGGAAGAAAAAGCTGCGCCGAAGCCAGAAAAACGCAGGGCGCTGGATATTCCGGGCGTGCAGCGGGGGACGGAATTTGCCAAGGAAGCCGCAGCCCGGAAGGACAGCTATGCCTCTGGACTTGAGATGCTGTTCGGCAGGAAATGGCGGGGCGACGAGCCGGTGTCAGATCTGCAGGCGCAGGAGCTTCTCCGGGCCTATCAGGAAGACGCACTGGCCGAGGTGGAGAGCCTGACGGCCTCGGACAGCCAGCAGAGAGGATTCGCGGAGCTGGAACCCGAACTCATTCTGGACTACTCCGGACAGCCGCCGCTGCTGCGCCTCCGCATTTCGGACGGCGGGCGGCAGTATGTCGTAAAAAGCATCCCGGAACTGCTGACGGCTATCGAGAAAGAGCGGAGCGTCAGCTACGGCAAAACGCTGGCCTTCGTCCACCGATGGAGTGCCTTTACCCCCGAAGCGCAGAGGATCCTGACCCTGCTGCGCCGTCAGCAGGACACCGTGAAGAGCGTGGAGGCGGCCACAGGCCGTCCCACCCGCAGCATCGCAAATGGCCCCGCTGGAAGTGTGCCGCTGTCGGGTGAGCTGCTGGACGCGCTGGCGGCCCTGTACGAGCCGCGAGGCGAGGTGGGCGGCTATGAGCTGCGCAAGGGCCTGCCCCCGCTGACCCTGAAGGTCGAGAAGAAGCGGGGCGGCGTGCACATCGTGGTGGAACCAAGCCTGCACACTCTGCAAGGCCTCGACTACAGCTATCTTTATAACGAGGACACCATCTGGAAGCTGGAACGGGCCGATGCGGCCCGGCTGCTGCCCGCGCTGAATGCGCTCTGCGGCAGCGGGCTTTTCTTCACCAGCAAGGACGCGGTATCCTTCTGCAGCTTTGTGCTGCCGGAACTGGGCCGAAAGCTTACCATCGAGGAC is a genomic window containing:
- a CDS encoding DEAD/DEAH box helicase yields the protein MLYSELQCSEAIHKAVERMGFAEMTEVQEKTIPVMLAGRDVIAKAPTGTGKTCAFGIPVAEHIDPALKAPQAVILAPTRELAQQIAEELAELTYFMPEVQVVCVYGGANMEKQAKRLAEGCQIVVATPGRLMDHYKHHSIDLDHVTQVVLDEADEMLNMGFYKDVRHIIGLMKARKSLSMFSATISREVMDIGWMYQKDAEEITVQPKEESQPKITQYMLETSGRNKLSDLAQIIIGEGYKRVMVFCDTKFNTAALANQLARLNFSVDCLHGDLSQSERNRIMQNFRDGKLNVLVATDVAARGIDVSDVDAVINYDVPGDNEHYTHRIGRTGRAKKEGVSYLFYVPEEKKRVQELLRLTRNTDLCTPVHFDFNHEHIVVEKKQDSADRFQIKCYF